Proteins encoded within one genomic window of Brachybacterium avium:
- the ribD gene encoding bifunctional diaminohydroxyphosphoribosylaminopyrimidine deaminase/5-amino-6-(5-phosphoribosylamino)uracil reductase RibD: MLDAAEHRALRRALEIAADPAVPLGPNPRVGCVLLSPAGEILAEGHHRGAGTPHAEADALSQASSSAAGPSLRGATAVVTLEPCTHVGRTGPCADALIEAGIGRVVIARRDPNPVAAGGIQRLREAGIEVELELPEELAAAAAALNRGWEHGLQHARPLVTAKVALTLDGRAAAADGTSQWITGPAAREEVHLLRTTCDAVLVGTGTARVDTPTLTARRPDGTLHSRQPLRAVMGTGTAPSLPAVDGAGEELRLLTHDPSAALEELFSRGIRHLLVEGGPIITAAFLRAELVDELIVHLAPTLLGAGRAAVEDLGITTLVDRLDLDLVDASPLPSPGGPTDLRLTLHPRHRTA; this comes from the coding sequence TGCCGCTGGGGCCGAACCCCCGGGTCGGCTGCGTGCTGCTGAGCCCGGCCGGCGAGATCCTCGCCGAAGGCCATCACCGCGGCGCCGGCACCCCGCATGCCGAGGCCGATGCACTCTCCCAGGCCTCGAGCTCGGCCGCCGGCCCCTCTCTGCGCGGGGCCACCGCCGTGGTCACCCTGGAACCGTGCACGCATGTGGGTCGCACCGGTCCCTGCGCCGATGCATTGATCGAGGCCGGCATCGGCCGGGTGGTCATCGCCCGTCGGGATCCGAATCCCGTGGCCGCCGGGGGCATCCAGCGCCTGCGAGAGGCCGGGATCGAGGTCGAGCTCGAACTGCCCGAGGAGCTCGCGGCCGCCGCAGCCGCGCTGAACCGGGGGTGGGAGCACGGTCTGCAGCATGCTCGACCGCTGGTCACGGCCAAGGTCGCGCTCACCCTCGATGGTCGTGCGGCCGCCGCGGACGGCACCAGCCAGTGGATCACCGGGCCGGCCGCGCGCGAGGAGGTCCACCTTCTGCGCACCACCTGCGATGCCGTGCTGGTGGGCACCGGTACCGCCCGCGTCGACACTCCCACCCTCACCGCGCGTCGGCCCGATGGGACGCTGCATTCGCGCCAGCCGCTGCGCGCCGTGATGGGCACCGGCACCGCCCCCTCGCTGCCCGCCGTCGACGGGGCCGGCGAGGAGCTCCGCCTGCTCACCCATGACCCGTCGGCCGCGCTGGAGGAGCTGTTCTCCCGCGGCATCCGGCACCTGCTGGTCGAGGGCGGCCCGATCATCACCGCCGCCTTCCTGCGCGCCGAGCTGGTGGACGAGCTGATCGTCCACCTCGCCCCGACCCTGCTGGGCGCCGGCCGTGCCGCCGTCGAGGACCTCGGGATCACCACCCTCGTGGACCGGCTCGACCTGGACCTGGTCGATGCCTCCCCGCTGCCCTCCCCGGGCGGACCCACGGACCTCCGCCTCACCCTCCACCCCCGTCACCGCACCGCCTGA
- a CDS encoding riboflavin synthase, translating into MFTGIIEELGTVEPLTSGTDPTRLRIRSPQVLEGIALGDSIAVSGCCLTVTSLEGEHWTADVISTTLAATSLGDLAPGDTVNLERCVRADGRLDGHIVQGHVDGVGTITGREEEAGTTLLRLALPGGLARYVVAKGSLAVDGVSLTVAAIDGDEVTLGLIPETLARTTLGRLGIGDRVNLEVDVLAKYVEKLTASLLPGTEGTR; encoded by the coding sequence ATGTTCACCGGAATCATCGAGGAGCTCGGCACCGTCGAGCCGCTCACCTCGGGCACCGACCCCACCCGTCTGCGGATCCGCTCCCCGCAGGTCCTGGAGGGAATCGCGCTCGGCGACTCGATCGCCGTCAGCGGCTGCTGCCTGACAGTGACCTCTCTCGAGGGCGAGCACTGGACGGCCGACGTCATCTCCACCACCCTGGCCGCGACCTCGCTCGGCGACCTCGCCCCCGGCGACACCGTGAACCTCGAGCGCTGCGTGCGGGCCGATGGACGCCTGGACGGTCACATCGTGCAGGGCCACGTCGACGGGGTCGGCACGATCACCGGCCGCGAGGAGGAGGCCGGCACCACCCTGCTGCGCCTCGCCCTCCCGGGCGGCCTGGCCCGCTATGTCGTGGCCAAGGGTTCGCTCGCGGTGGACGGCGTGAGCCTCACCGTCGCCGCGATCGACGGCGACGAGGTGACCCTCGGCCTCATCCCCGAGACCCTCGCCCGCACCACCCTCGGCCGACTCGGGATCGGGGATCGCGTGAACCTGGAGGTGGACGTGCTGGCGAAATACGTCGAGAAGCTCACTGCGAGCCTGCTGCCCGGAACGGAGGGGACCCGATGA